The sequence gcaacAGTTTTGACTCTTTAGAAGGTGTATGAAATAACCCTGGCTGGATCAACCATTCACGACGAATATTGAAGATCAGAACAGATTATTAAGTGGAAAATGTTTACTTATTTTCTTGTCATGCAGATAGACTTATAAGCATCTACATTTGGCTCATTCATCAAATTAAGAGTAAATTTGAGAGGAAAGGCTGCTGGATAGGTCTGACAGATCACCAGGATGCTCTATTTTCTTCTTTAACTTAATCCAGTTTCATTGTATGTTAAATTTCTTTAATCAGTTTTCTTTTGGTGTTGAAATGTAAGCAGCTATACATTGTGTTTGTAGCATGTTGTGATGAAATTCATCAATTCTTTGTTTCCCATTAAAAGACTTAACAATGTAGCTACTCGGCATAGCGGTTGTGAAATTGATTATTTTGTTCTAAATACCATTATGTTAAGTAGGCCTAATTGTCACAGTTTAACGACTAAAAAGAAGACGATATTATAACCACCACaaatcaaaaaaagtaaaagtaaaaaaaaagatatattataccactgttttatatattaaaaacactggTATAATGATCATCATGAGAAAGATATTACTTATTCAGTGTGTATTTACTATCACCTGCACTGCCTTTAATTCTGGTTTCTGTGGTTAAAGTGTGTTTACATTTCTCAGAAACTAAGGGCCTGAGCTGATGCTTGTCACAGCACATCACATCTAGCCTGAAGTCATTTTGTTGCCTTCATTAACACCCTACTTGTTGTGTTTATTAATCTCACCCCAGATGCTGTTGTTATTCCGAgacaaaatgtgaaatatgaagtctattttaagattttatcaGGCACTCACTGAGTTGCGCGTGCTCTAATAATGCCAGTCGCTGCCTCGAGCTGCGTAATTTGCGTTACACGCGTGTCTTTTCACGCACAGAGCATTTTTGCACGCACTGCCTTAATGAGGTCAcgctaaaaataaacttttttttttcttttgcattgttgtcatgaaaatatatattttttgttattaatttattagtggtttattatatattgtgattttatattatgttaatgataatattcatatatttatattatatacatatttatatgatgttaatgataataaagataaatgtaatatttagcaaacgcttttatccaaagccacatatatatatatatatatatatatatatatatatatatatatatatacatatacaaacaagACTTTGGAAACAGTGGGAGCGCCCTAAAAAAGCAGttgaaagaaatataaaactaaaaaattaaaaaaataaaataaaacagtatatattattaaaaaaatatatattaaaacagtaaaagttGGCAATAGCTATTCAttgttttacacatttataaGGGACACAAAAGACCATTAGACTTCTTCTTATGCAATAATATGCATAAGAAAATTCTCGTTAAAGAAGTGCATACAAGCCAAGATGGTTACAGCTGCACAGAATTTCTCTAAATTGTCTCCAAAATTTGGAATGGACAAAGCATCATACATACATCTGATGACTCATGATTTTGTGTATACTGAAAGAGAAAGGCCTTAGCAGGCCCTTCAGCATTGTTGTAGCTGTGTGTTCAGCTCATGTTCCAGTAGTCAGTGAATAGAGTGCATGATGAACACATACAAGGGCAGTGTTGTGTCTTGGGTGTTTAAAGACCCTCTCTCTTCCTTGTGCTTGAGGTGGTCTCGTTAGATAAACCTGCTGTATCCTATTTCACCTTCACTGTTGCAACTAAATGCAACCTAACAACCATTGCTATTACTGACCCCTCATCTGTGTGCGTCTGGTGTTGAAAAAGTATGTAACGATtcaacattttattgcattttacctATAGCACAGTGCGAGTgggttttttttcagcatcatttctgtTGAGAGAATCCTTCACCATTGATAAAATCTATTGGGATTGGGATCAGTATACATTAGTTTGCATTTAACGTAGTCTGTGGCTATTCTAGACACAAAAGACTGGAGCACAGAATGCCTGATCCATTAGATAACATTCAGTCCGAAAAAGCAATGGCGAGCACCTCCAACACAGGCCTGGTTGTTATTCAGTTTGCTAATCTAATTGACAATTTTTCTGCCCCAGTTATGACAGTCTCTCCCAAGGACAGTCTCAGAGAAAAACCATGTTCCAGATCGCTCACCCCCATCCTCTTGGTTGTGTCACTCATGCTCCAAGGTCGTTCCTAGatagaaatatatttcaatagCTTCTACTTCACTCTCTGTATTATTACTTTACaatgaaaaatctaataaaatagaatttattttgtagttgtttttgaAATAGTGATTGATAGACTGCTGTTCAAGATGTTTTATTAAACACTACCCCAAAGCCAAATCAGCACACATCCCTTCTCTGACATTTAGGACTAAACCTTATCAGATTTTGGGCTTGCATCAATAAAGCAGTTCCCCTGTGAGCCACGGGATGATAATCTCTTTAATCTGAGTAGGTAATCCAGCATCAGTCCAAAACACATCCCCGGGGGATTGTCCCATCCAGCCTCACCCCCTTTATTCAGCAGGAGAACAGATACTTCAGGATCCAGTATATATGTTATcctgaaaagataaaaaaaactagTTAACTGACTGCATTTTGTCAAAATTGCAAAGCAGGTCATGGTGGCCAAAACAGAAAATGTCAACACTATCAtggcaatttgtaactattttacattttggcaaacTGGTGGCTAATTTATATCTCATTTGTACATTTGTCTGCTTATATCTCACAGGCAGTTAGGTTTAGGGGAAGATTTAGTTTTTCTAAAGatcaaaatcacaaatcacaacATCATACAAAATTGGCACCTTGTAGTCTTCTCATTTTCTCGTGAGATCGGGTTGTTAAAAAGGTAGTCCAATTTTGCTTGataaaattcttttgtttttgaaaactaGTTGTAGTCTTGAAATGCTGTATATATGTCCAAGGCAAGGAGTACATTCAAATTTTTCGATTTTCTtcatggtttttatttaatgtcttatTTAATGCTTATAAAACACAATATTCTCTGTCCTTGAGTCAGGTTTTCTTTTTCAAGCTAGAAGTCAAGGTGTTTGGGTTAAAATGCTATGAAGTCATCTCAgggtttgtttcatttttaaaaataaccagaATTTCAGCCTAGTTTTCAGCCTATTTCTCACTAGCCTTGTTTCAGTTGTATTTTCCATGATAAGCACTCTCAATAAGTCTTATTTAGTCTTTTTAGATTAATTAAATTTCTTATGACTCCTTAAAATGATCTAGGTGACCTACAGGGCTACTAAACACACTATATAAGCATTTCATTATAAAGCCACACTAGGTTTAATTGTGGTACACTACAATTGTACACCACAATTCTATCGAAGCATTCAGAATAGCAATTAATGACAGTCACATGTGGCTTTACAAGCAGCCTTATGGTGTTCTGTGCTGTGCAAGAGAATTGAATATTTGGATGATTGAGTGACTGTATTGATTTTCCATAATCTCCACTAGAAAGCAAATTATTTGCTTATCATTCTGTCATAGAGATTTGCTGAATAATCAATAAACGATTACTCAGATTAATCCTTAAGCTGCTAATTCCATGAGAATATGTGCTCATGGATCTGAGTATGAGCATAGAATtctctgtcacacacaaacacacttatgtTTGGTTTCCATGTTTTACAAGGACATTCCATAATGTTTATGGAGTGTTTTTTATAGTGTTCAAACTGTATTTTACCCATAAACCTACCacttttcagagtttcaaaaaaactttgttctgtatgatttataagatgttttcctcatggggaccaaaaatgtccccacaaggacaaggattttggatattACCATCTTTATTGTATAGGGTATaactgaatatacagtatattactgtaAACCTAATGTTTGGGTttggtaagtattttttttttaagaaaccaaTGCTGCAtctttttgatcaaaatatacagtaaaagagtaatattatgacatattattatttaaagcagccattgctccagtctttagtgtcacatgacacGTCTGTAATCATTCCAAAATGCTGACTtaatgcttaagaaacatttatttttatcaattttgaaaacagttgagtgctgattaatatttttgtggcatttatttaaaatagaaatctttttgtaaaatgtgtaaaaagtcTTTACTGCCGCTTTGATTAATTTGAAACATCTTTGCTGAACAAACATTTGAATTGCATCTACAGTATATATCATATcaccatttatttctatttatgaTCTGTTAAGCTTTTATAGAaggtaatgttaaaaaaaactgctttctaaAAATTGTCCGAGGCTAAAAAAATGGCTAATCATAAAAATCTGTTTCATAACACTGGCACAAACTCTGCTGACctgttaaaattgtgttttgaggATCCTCAGCACAAGTGAAAGAAAGAGCCAGAACTCTGGCTTTGAACATGCACACCCAGGCTTTCCAAGGATAGATGTTCCTCCTGATCTAAATGTGACATTTAGAGGTCATTAATAGCACAAGAATCTAGCCAGGGCACAGAGACCACTCTCCCCTAACACACTTGAGTAAGTGTGGGTGCAGAGGATAGCTTTTACAGTGTTCCCACTGGTCATCCAGGGCATAACAGGGCATGTCACAGTGACAGAGCCATCTCAGTGTGAGGAACAGGAGGCATCTCAACAAAGACACTTGGAAAGCCATCACTCTATCATGCCTTTGAGATACACTGAGAGTGAGTGAAAACGGTTTATTGGGATGATCTGACTGACTTTGGACTGAGTTTGTGCATGTGGCTGATTGTAACATGAATGTGAAAACTAAACTGTATGTACTGTGAAGGAATGGTGAGGGTCTAAACTGCATCTGCCGTGCATGATAGGCTTCTTGGTTTTTTATTGGTAAATGCCATGTTTTCttgttagtatttaaaaaataaataaataaagcttcacATTAGCTGTGCATTTTGTAGTTCTTGCTAGCATTTTAAACTCCCTCAAAAAGAAGGGTGTTATGTCTACTGGTCGACCAATCAGGTTTTTCAATGACCAATGCTCACACCTAGCTGATATAATGCAGatatacatattcatttatatatatatatatatataataaataatgagcATGTGTGCGTTTTAGAACAATGAGTGAGAGACCTGAAATTTGATGTGTGATGATCCATGAATGCTCGCGGTCACTGCTACTCTCGTTTTTGACCCCTACTACTGTGCAAATGCCACCAACCATTACTGCCCTCATTGACAGGGCCCCCAGATGTCTCACAGCATTTCTAGAATGAAAATGTCAAACTGTCACAGTacattatctgtatttatatagttGATGAGTATAGGAGATATTTGTGAAACATTCACTAGTCAACCATGTATTCATGTGTTTAAAttgttaatgattatttaatgattaatatttatatttttaatattaatatttgtgaccatggaccacaaaacaagttttattattattattattattattattattattattattattattattattactgagatttatatatcatctgagaGCTGAAATAATAACTACAgatatatggtttgttatgataagacaatatttggccaagatacaactatttgaaaatctggaatctgagggtgcaaaaaatcaaaatattgagaaaatcgcctttaaagttgtccaaaaaaagttcttagcaatccttttttttttttttttttaagttttgatatatttacagtaagaacatttacaaaatatcttcaaggaacaagatctttacttgatatcctaCTGATTTTGGgctaaaagaaaaatcaataattttgacccatacaatgtattgttggttatTGCCACAAAAATGCCTGtgtgacttatgactggttttgtggtccagggtcacatttataaaaacaataatttcattATGGAATtctaacatataaaaaataagttaaattattaGATGTACAAATTAATTTCCAGTTGCATTTAGTTGTTGATGTTGGATACAGACTAATCCCCTATTTCTGTTCTCAGGTTCTTCTTTGCAGGTAACACATGGTCACCTGAGCTCTCCTTCGTCCCAGCCTCCTCTCAGCTCCATGGTGTCCCACCATCACCCCTCCATCATCAACGGTCTAGGGTCACCATACTCAGTCATCACTTCCTCCTCTCTGGGCTCACCTTCATCCTCCTTGCCCACCACCTCCAGCATGGGCTATGGAGCGCTCAACAGTCCACAGGTACAgtacagagaaagagacagtggttctcaactaggGCCAAACATCTGGAATAATcaagctttttaaatgtttttgaaagatgtctctcaCACTctacaagactgcatttatttgataaaaatacagtaaaatagtaatactgtgaaaaattattgcaatttagaagaacttttttcttttttatatatattttcaaatgtaatttattcctgtgatggcaaaactgagttttcagcagctgttatttcagtcttcatgtcacatgatccttcagaaataattctaatatgctgatctggtcaTTTATTTGTGGTGGCAAAGCCATTTCAGTTGGTTAAAAAGAGTGGgaacactggaaaaaaatataattatgtatcattttatttactgtagTTACTTTTTATACATTTGCCGAAACTAGGAGTGCTCAtagattaaaataacaaaacttgGACTGTAGTAGGCCTTTGAATAATGTTGTGGACAATCAGgcgccttggagtcaaaaaggctgAGAATCACTGGTCTGTGAGACATTGTAGTATTTATATCACTAGACTGAGCATAAAGTCTGctagattttaaagggatagttcacccaaaaatgaaaattcttactctcatgttgtcccaaaccagtaagaccattgttcaacttcggaacacaaattaagatatttttcatcaaaaaggAATGTACACACATGCATTGTGGTACTGTCATCGAATTTTGATACAAAAGAGataagaagaaattgttgaataaagtcattattattttcatagcttcattcaaTTAAGGCTgaacatggactattttaattatGTCCTTTGtatgtttctgggccttgaatgtggtagttgtgtGCTGTTTAttgaggatcagaaagctctcggatttcataaataatatcttaatttgtgttccaaagatgattactggtttggaacaatataagggtgattaattactgacagaattataatttttgggttaaTTATCGCATATTATCAATCTAGTTCAAATTCTCCATTCTCATATCCTCcctaaatgtgtttaataattaagCACAAcctttttctttgctttgctttggaTCATTTGTGATATCTCCCGGAAGAGATAGTGGGACATCCATGCTTCCGTTCAGAGAAACTTTACTTTGCAAGAGCGAACCAGCGAAGAAAATGCAGAATGCTCTTTTAATGCATCCCTCCTTTCCTCTGCAGGGCCTCCCTCTAGCTCGAGGGAGAACAGCCCATTCAGTTTAGTCTAGCCGAAAAAGAGCTAATGTAGCGTGACGGACAGCCCTAGTATAACCTTGGCTCACATGGAGAGAGATATCATTGCGTTGAGGCTCCGCTACAGTGGGCGCAATATGCAACACTTCAAGAAAGCTGTGGAAACCTGCCATACTATTAGCTGTAAATAGCGTCAAGTGTGAACATCTCGCTTGAAAGTAGGGACGCCTCTATAGAGGAACGCTTCTTGTGAGCGAGGGCCAAGAGCTCTGAATAATATATAGACTATAGGCAGCAGATTAAAGGGAGCGAACATGATGGTGGCTGCTGTGTATCACCTTCCGAGCATCTTTCCGCCTCACTGAACGGCTCACTGTTTCAGGATAGCACTCTCACAAAAATGAACATGTTTGTGTTagtgtgaatgcatgtgtgtttgttttccctTTACTGTTTGAAAGCTTTTTCAAACATTTCTGCCTGTTAAAGtcgacatgaaatcaaaatttactttCTTAATTCATGTTTGTGGTCTTAACCAtaccataaaaccataaaaaagactTTATAATCTTTCTTCAGAATGTCATAACTTGCTTTTTTGGTGTCACTTGGGCTGCGTGGGCTGCTGTATGTTAGCTAATAGCTAAATCGCTATTTAGCCATTGtagtacattttgaaaaagaagtatactttggtatatttaaaaacaaatacagaaattatgtactttaaaaataatgtgcttgtgcaattgcaattattaattaattgcaattaaatgtattatagtttaccattttagatcaaattaagttaaattaacttTAACATACTTTTTGACCCTACTAAATAGGACTTAACTATATGTAATTTAGTAATTACTTCTATATGACTTTTATCTTGAAATATGGATCAGTTGTTCTGCTGAacatactgacaagcatttatgataaactaaaatatatgggatgtatttaaatatattttaaattacaaatttgttgcaatttattacatttaaattacatgaactttaaatgtaatgtagaatAGAGTTACGGTTAATCCATTACCTAATTTGGTCAAAAAATGACCGGCCCATTAAAAATTTCTTATAAATCTCTCATCATGCTATATTATCACTAACTCTTAGAtttagtctttttgttttttacttgttttccTTCAGTTAGCATAGGGTTTGGATTTCTTATTAGAACTGATTATTGATTTAAGCTTATGCACCAGAatctttgagtaaaaaaaaaaaaaaatatatatatatatatatatatatatatatatatatatatatatatatatatatatatatatataatatatattatatatatatatatatatatatattataatatatatatattatttgtggaACATTTAGGAAATGTTCACTCAAAACGTGTCTCAAAACACTTAAGTAATATGCTTTATTAAAATCTgcagtatttaaaatatacattcaaaatttgaagtacactacaagcaCACTTATTTTACAAGGGTTAGCAAGTTCACATTCAGGTCTGACTCTGTTCTGTCCAATCTATTTAAATAAAGTCACAAGCTTGTTGAATtgtcaaaaatacattaattatacaGCATTTATGCAGCAGGAgctggtttgtttttgtgtataatgTTTGAAGATTAGTCTGAGATTTGTGCACTGTTGTGTCAAAAGCTAAATACTGCTTTTTTGCCAAGTTTGGGGAAAgacaaaattgtataaaatatgcataaaaaattgCAGAGCTCCCAGCATCATTAAAAATTCATATCCcgacattttattaaaaaaataaatgaataaaaaaatcagctttttaaaaagacTATTGACCCACTGAGGTTTAGctagtttattttcagtttccatTCCCTAACCTTTCTATCTCTCTCTGGGCATGTGTGTTTAATTCTATAACAGTCCCCTGACCTGTACCTGAACATGATCTTGTTTCGCTCATAAAACTTGTCATGTCAAGTTTGACCGTTTGTTGCCATCTACTGGTGAAGACAAACTTAATTTACCCTCGGCCGAtactttcattgtaattaattacttttatttattgttgcactttaaattatatatttcatagtTTTCGTATTTCACATTACAGCCATGTAAACATCTAGAAAACTTTATGCTATACATGTCTAATAAGGCTCAAAGCCACAGAAAGTGGgaaaccacacacagacacaagctTACTTTCTTGTTCTTTTCCCTCTCCTTCCTTACAGATGAACTCTATGAACAGTGTTAGCAGCTCAGAAGACATTAAACCTCCTCCAGGGCTGGCGGGACTGGGCAGTTACCCCTGCAGCAGCCCGGGGTCCCTCTCCAAACACATCTGTGCCATCTGTGGAGACCGATCCTCGGGTACGTACCCTCATTCAGCACATGTACACCATTGTACTGATTCTCTCTTTAACTGGAGCCTGActgggagagttcacccaaaaataaaaaatctgtcatttactcctcccaaacttgtatgaatgtctttcttctgtggaacttgaaagaaaatattttgatgaatgtttgtaaccaaacaatTTCGGCTTCTATTAACTTCCATTGTATTATATGTCCATACTGTAGAATTCAGTGGGacctgaaactgtttggttacaaacattctttatAATATCTTCTTTCATTTTCCAGAAGAAAGATAGCCGATTAGCcgtagaggtttggaacaacatgaaggtgagtaaaagatgacagaatttttgggtgaactatcactttaaagacAGGATATGATAATTTAACATACGTTATGTTTTGTCTACCTCTAGGGAAACATTATGGTGTTTACAGCTGTGAAGGATGCAAGGGCTTCTTCAAGAGAACTATCCGGAAAGACCTGACGTACACGTGTCGAGACAGTAAAGACTGCCAGATTGACAAACGCCAGCGTAACCGCTGCCAGTACTGCCGCTATCAGAAGTGTCTGGCCATGGGCATGAAGAGAGAAGGTGAGTGACTCAAATGAAAGagagatattttttgtttgtggacTATTGCTTGAAGTAATCTAAATGTTCCGTGTGTGCAGCGGTGCAGGAAGAGAGGCAGCGGGGTCGGGAAAAGAGTGATAATGAGGTGGAGTCTAGTAGCAGCTTTAATGAAGAAATGCCAGTGGAGAAGATTCTAGATGCTGAACTTGCAGTGGAACCCAAGACTGAGGCTTACATGGAGTCCAGCACGGGCAACTCGGTGAGACACCTTGTAAAGTTTTGTAAGAAGCAATGTGATGtccagtaatattgtaaaaaatatatggGTCAGAGTTTAGAAGCAAATATGTGCATTGTACACATTTAcatcagcaaacaaaaatattaaaaatgtaaatgatgtgcATACAATGCACGTGCTTGTATTTAATACACTTTTGATCAAAATCAagatttcaatttatttttctttcttatgtgcaGTACTTTCATGTATACATATTTCTGATTCCCAGACAAATGACCCAGTGACCAACATCTGCCAGGCTGCAGACAAGCAGCTCTTTACTCTTGTTGAGTGGGCTAAGAGAATCCCGAACTTCTCTGACCTTCCTCTGGATGACCAGGTCATCCTGCTGCGAGCAGGTCAGGATCCCTCTATTCAgatgttaaatgtgtgtgtggaaCGCACGTGCCGCTGTCactgtcggtgtgtgtgtgtgttttcaggttggAACGAGCTGCTCATCGCTTCATTCTCACATCGTTCTGTGACGGTTAAGGATGGAATCCTGTTGGCCACCGGCCTGCACGTCCATCGCAGCAGTGCTCACAGCGCAGGGGTCGGCTCTATATTTGACAGGTCAGATCACAGCATCTCAAACCCTCCCTAGATGCACATGCACTGGATatttaagccacacttaaaatgtGTGAATGCAAGTTGTAACAAAAATACCAAACCATCTTTCAcatacaatatttcataataacatGAGCGTATGTATCGTATGTGATGCTTTACCATTCATTGATCCCTCTGCATTTTCAAATAACATTATCCAATCTACTTTTATAATTTTAGGATtgctttgatttaatttttttcaccttATATTATTGCATCTTTGTAAAACCAGTCATACATATTAATGTTTGCAGGGTATTAACAGAGCTAGTGTCTAAGATGAAGGACATGCAGATGGACAAGACGGAGCTGGGCTGTCTAAGAGCTATCGTCCTCTTTAACCCAGGTGAagacctgtcctgtcctgtcctgtccaaCATCAACATTTCAAATCTAATCAGACAGATGTGCCTAAAAAATcatttgacatttaattaatataattgataGACAGAAAGTTGTTGCATTTTGGAATtgtgattaataattaatatatatatatatatatatatatatatatatatatatatatatatatatatatatatatatatatatatatatatatatatataaatgtaatatatattatatatatatatataaatgtaataaatttttataagcaatgtgtaaaaagtatttaataataatatatcattttcttaatcagaatatattatgcagtgttttatatcaaatataatgttttatttaaatgttgttttattttattgttgcatttattatactgattattaaatatactgtattatattatattgtatctattattattattattatatacaatattttgtcTTCTAAGGACACTGTTTGTTGATTCAGTTTTTAACAACAGCTTGTCAGTGGGGCAGTACCCTCAAAAGGTtttctatttaaagggatactacaccacaaaattcaaattttgtcatcatttttccCCCCTCATTCCATTCCTAACCTAGATGAaggttataaatatatatttgtgttccacagatgaaagaaagtcaagTTAAGAATGACTTGAATaaatggtgaataaatgatgacacaatttccattgaactatgcctttaaattaaatcttttgaGGTTTGTTGTAacctgaacagtttttttttctttatagtgtAAAATGGTCATGTAAAGAAAATGCAAGTAATGAGAATTTCCGATTCAGACAGCAGCATTCCGTTTTAAGGATTGACAATGAAATACTTGCGTTCTTATGTTTCATGTAACTGTCCTTGTTATAGATGCAAAAGGATTGTCAAACCCATCAGAGGTCGAGGCATTACGGGAAAAAGTGTACGCTTCACTGGAGGCCTACACCAAACACAATTACCCCGATCAGCCCGGCAGGTAGTTCCCGC is a genomic window of Cyprinus carpio isolate SPL01 chromosome B2, ASM1834038v1, whole genome shotgun sequence containing:
- the rxrga gene encoding retinoic acid receptor RXR-gamma-A isoform X2, which translates into the protein MPLRYTESSSLQVTHGHLSSPSSQPPLSSMVSHHHPSIINGLGSPYSVITSSSLGSPSSSLPTTSSMGYGALNSPQMNSMNSVSSSEDIKPPPGLAGLGSYPCSSPGSLSKHICAICGDRSSGKHYGVYSCEGCKGFFKRTIRKDLTYTCRDSKDCQIDKRQRNRCQYCRYQKCLAMGMKREAVQEERQRGREKSDNEVESSSSFNEEMPVEKILDAELAVEPKTEAYMESSTGNSTNDPVTNICQAADKQLFTLVEWAKRIPNFSDLPLDDQVILLRAGWNELLIASFSHRSVTVKDGILLATGLHVHRSSAHSAGVGSIFDRVLTELVSKMKDMQMDKTELGCLRAIVLFNPDAKGLSNPSEVEALREKVYASLEAYTKHNYPDQPGRFAKLLLRLPALRSIGLKCLEHLFFFKLIGDTPIDTFLMEMLEAPHQIT
- the rxrga gene encoding retinoic acid receptor RXR-gamma-A isoform X1, which translates into the protein MDNTNTYLHLSSSLQVTHGHLSSPSSQPPLSSMVSHHHPSIINGLGSPYSVITSSSLGSPSSSLPTTSSMGYGALNSPQMNSMNSVSSSEDIKPPPGLAGLGSYPCSSPGSLSKHICAICGDRSSGKHYGVYSCEGCKGFFKRTIRKDLTYTCRDSKDCQIDKRQRNRCQYCRYQKCLAMGMKREAVQEERQRGREKSDNEVESSSSFNEEMPVEKILDAELAVEPKTEAYMESSTGNSTNDPVTNICQAADKQLFTLVEWAKRIPNFSDLPLDDQVILLRAGWNELLIASFSHRSVTVKDGILLATGLHVHRSSAHSAGVGSIFDRVLTELVSKMKDMQMDKTELGCLRAIVLFNPDAKGLSNPSEVEALREKVYASLEAYTKHNYPDQPGRFAKLLLRLPALRSIGLKCLEHLFFFKLIGDTPIDTFLMEMLEAPHQIT